The Mytilus edulis chromosome 4, xbMytEdul2.2, whole genome shotgun sequence nucleotide sequence TCTTTCTTCCCTCAAAAATTTTATAATCACTTCTGTAAATTTTTGAACTGCATGTACATCATGTTGTAAATCATTACTGATGATGTCAATGATGTCATCTACCATTGAATTGTTacattcttggtttttgcactgaTATCTTGCTATAACTGGATGTATTGTAACTGAGTCTTTGGCCCAATGGGCGCCTTGGATTTCATTCTGCGCAAAGCAAGAAAAGTTTTCTGCAAAATCCATTGTGAGGACAACAGTTTTTTCTGGGGGTCTATTGTTTAATTGTCTAAACTGATTTTGTTGCCAACTGGCAACAAACAAATGATATAGTAGCTAGGAACTGCAGTTCATCCAATAGTTGAACAAACAACTGTTGTGCTGGGGTGAAAAATGTAACCaactgccttttttttatttcttttcctgTTTTGTGGTTTGGTACATTCACAAAATCCCATTTTTGCCATTTCATTTCTTCATTAGCTATGATAAGAGGTTCCATTCTTTTACTTAGATTCTCTGTTCCACAATTCACACACTTTCCTTCTATGCAagtaattttgttaaattgttcccCATTTTTATCGCATAAAATCATATTAATAGCTTCGTACTTATCTCTAATTCTAAGATGCTGTTGATTCTTACGTACTGCAAAATTGTTAAAAGCTGTGATTTTCAAATTCACATTTTCACAATATTCACATAGACACTGGATTAGTTTTCTCTGGTTCTGTAATTTTACATTCTTTGGTCTCATTTTTAAGAATTtagattttgataattttgtattttggtTTTCGGCTTTCCAATCTGAATATATTTCTGTCATTGACTTCTGTAGCACAAATTGATGGTCTTCTGTATTTGCTTTCATTGCTTTAATATTTGGTACATTAATTGATATGTCTTCACGTACAAGAAATTTGTTAACAGAATCTGTAGTATCTTTTGAAATAGTATCCTTTCTTTGTTTCTGTTCCgtgtttttacaatattttgttaaGTATCTTTTTTCAATTCCAAAGGTTTTACAAACTAAACTTTGCATGccatattttcttttgatatgaTCTGATAAATTGGAAACAAATTTTTTCCTGGCCATCTTTTCTGTCTTTGTTTTTCCTTTTAAATTTTCATGTGCTGCTTTCACTATTGATATAAGTGTTCTGTTCTGTTCATTACATATGTCATTTGTTTTACTCAATTGGTTCAACACCTTTTGCCTTTTAGAAGGACTTCTAGGCAAAGCTGATTTTACCCTGCTTATTGCTTTTCTTAAAGCTGGTTTGGTCCATTGCTTTGACACTTGATTAGATTGATCATTTTGAACAGGTACTATTTCACTATCTGTATTTGAAATTATATTGGATGTAGTGTCTActtgatgaacatgatgaactgtaagcttgtttaattttgttttttgtcgttTTAACCTTTTCTTGTTTCGGTCTTTTTCTTTAATTCTTCTTTTCTTTTGTGAAGACAGAGTTTCTCTGTATTGTCTCTTTTTTTCTCTTTGCACTCTTTTTCtctcttcttctttttttaattcatgtcTTGTCAGAATGTTTTTA carries:
- the LOC139520123 gene encoding DNA ligase 1-like, coding for MGKRFEIRLSALPSAQSPDTPELNKKQKHAKVMRERRAKWNEQQKQENKERSRIRMQNMRERKKKEHTQKSVSKNILTRHELKKEEERKRVQREKKRQYRETLSSQKKRRIKEKDRNKKRLKRQKTKLNKLTVHHVHQVDTTSNIISNTDSEIVPVQNDQSNQVSKQWTKPALRKAISRVKSALPRSPSKRQKVLNQLSKTNDICNEQNRTLISIVKAAHENLKGKTKTEKMARKKFVSNLSDHIKRKYGMQSLVCKTFGIEKRYLTKYCKNTEQKQRKDTISKDTTDSVNKFLVREDISINVPNIKAMKANTEDHQFVLQKSMTEIYSDWKAENQNTKLSKSKFLKMRPKNVKLQNQRKLIQCLCEYCENVNLKITAFNNFAVRKNQQHLRIRDKYEAINMILCDKNGEQFNKITCIEGKCVNCGTENLSKRMEPLIIANEEMKWQKWDFVNVPNHKTGKEIKKRQLVTFFTPAQQLFVQLLDELQFLATISFVCCQLATKSV